CCTGTCGACGGTCGGCGTCAGCTACCTGGTCTGCCACGGCGACCAGCCGGCGGCGGTGCCCGAGGGAATCGTAGAGGCCATCCGGGCCCGCGAAGACGACGAGGGCTGGGTCGACCTGAACGAACCGCCGCCGTTCCGCCAGGGCGACCGGGTCCAGATCAAGTCCGGCCCCTTCAGCGACATGGACGCGCTGTTTCAATGCCGGGCCGACAAGGATCGGGTGACCGTGCTCCTGACCCTGCTGGGCCGCGCGGTCCCGGTCCGCGTTCCCCTGAACGCCCTGGAGGCTCCGTGACCGATTTCCTGCCCTACGGCCGCCATGTGGTGGAAGACGACGACATCGCCGCCGTCGCGGCGGCGCTGCGGGGAGAGTTGCTGACCACCGGTCCCGCCGTCGCCGCCTTCGAGGCCGCCCTGGCGAAGACCGTGGGCGCATCCGGCGCGGTTTCCTGTTCCAGCGGCACCGCCGCCCTGCATTTGGCCGCCCTGGCCCTGGGCCTGGGGCCGGGAGATTGGGTGGTGGTTCCCGCGATCACCTTCCTGGCGACGGCCAACGCCGCCCGCTACGTGGGCGCCGAAGTACAGTTCGCCGACGTCGATCCCGACAGCGGCTTGATGCGGCCGGAAGACCTGGAAGTGGCCCTGGCCGCCGCCAAGGCCGCCGGCCGCCGGGTCAAGGCGGTCTTTCCCGTCCATCTGGCCGGCCAGGCCTGCGACATGGAAGCCATCGCCGCCATCGCCCGCCGCGAAGGCGGCGCGGTGGTCGAGGACGCCTGCCATGCGCTGGGGACCACCTACGGGAACGGCGCCTGGCGGGTGGGCGGCTGCGCCCACGCGGACATGACGGTCTTTTCCTTCCATCCGGTCAAGACCGTCGCCATGGGCGAAGGCGGCGCGGTGACCGCCAACGATCCCGCCCTGGCCGCCCGTCTGGCCTTGCTGCGCAGCCACGGCATGGTGCGCGAGCCCAGGGACTTCATCCGCCGCGACCTGGCCTTCGGGCCGGACGGGGAAGTCAATCCCTGGTTCTACGAGATGGCGGAACCCGGCTTCAACTACCGGGCCAGCGACCTGCAGTGCGCCCTGGGCCTGTCGCAGCTGGGCAAGCTGGACCGCTTCGTCGCCGCCCGCGCCGCCGCCGTCGCCGCCTACGACGCCCGCCTGGCTCCTTTGGCGCCCCGGTTGGCGTCGCTGGCGCGGGTGCCCGGCTGCCGGCCGGGCTGGCATCTGTACATCTCCCTGATCGACTTCGCCGCCATCGGCAAGGACCGGGGAGCCGTGATGCGGGCGCTGCGGGATCGCGGCATCGGCACCCAGGTCCACTACATTCCGGTGGCCTGGCAGGCCTATTACCGGGACCGCTACGGCGAGACGCCCCTGCCCGGTTCCGCCCGCTACTACGAACGCTGCCTGTCCCTGCCCCTGTCGGCCGCCATCACGGAAGCCGACGTCCAGCGGGTGACCGCCGCCCTG
This genomic interval from Magnetospirillum sp. WYHS-4 contains the following:
- the pseC gene encoding UDP-4-amino-4,6-dideoxy-N-acetyl-beta-L-altrosamine transaminase, which encodes MTDFLPYGRHVVEDDDIAAVAAALRGELLTTGPAVAAFEAALAKTVGASGAVSCSSGTAALHLAALALGLGPGDWVVVPAITFLATANAARYVGAEVQFADVDPDSGLMRPEDLEVALAAAKAAGRRVKAVFPVHLAGQACDMEAIAAIARREGGAVVEDACHALGTTYGNGAWRVGGCAHADMTVFSFHPVKTVAMGEGGAVTANDPALAARLALLRSHGMVREPRDFIRRDLAFGPDGEVNPWFYEMAEPGFNYRASDLQCALGLSQLGKLDRFVAARAAAVAAYDARLAPLAPRLASLARVPGCRPGWHLYISLIDFAAIGKDRGAVMRALRDRGIGTQVHYIPVAWQAYYRDRYGETPLPGSARYYERCLSLPLSAAITEADVQRVTAALAEVLA
- a CDS encoding transcriptional activator RfaH, whose product is MKHWYAVHTHPQSEEKACRHLERQGFGAYLPRYRKQRRHARRTEIVPAPLFPRYIFVEADLDNQRWRAILSTVGVSYLVCHGDQPAAVPEGIVEAIRAREDDEGWVDLNEPPPFRQGDRVQIKSGPFSDMDALFQCRADKDRVTVLLTLLGRAVPVRVPLNALEAP